The following proteins come from a genomic window of Synechococcus sp. NB0720_010:
- a CDS encoding aspartate aminotransferase family protein, whose amino-acid sequence MNTYGRFPLELVRGRGVWVWDKQGRRYLDAVAGIAVCTLGHSSRVMRKALERQLRKLQHVSNLYRIPEQEQLAGWIRDNSCAESVFFCNSGAEANEAAIKLARKHGHQVRGIDTSHERGPLILTAHASFHGRTLAAVTATGQPKYHQGFEPMVQGFRYFPYNDISAFEALLHRCEAAGPRVAAVLLEPLQGEGGVNPGDVAFFQRVRDLCDQYKILLIFDEVQVGVGRTGRLWGYQKLGVEPDAFTLAKGLGGGFPIGALCVKASADQLKPGEHASTFGGNPMACRAGLTVASELQRRNLPAHAEQMGALLQNLLLELVERHPQLVKGVRGWGLLQGLVLQAGGPKAIDVVKAAMDQGLLLVPAGTDVVRFVPPLTIQPRHLRLAVKRLEKALLACPSPTPSAS is encoded by the coding sequence ATGAACACCTACGGCCGTTTCCCCCTGGAGCTCGTCCGGGGACGCGGCGTGTGGGTCTGGGACAAGCAGGGCCGCCGCTACCTCGATGCGGTCGCCGGCATCGCCGTCTGCACCCTCGGTCACAGCAGCCGCGTGATGCGCAAGGCCCTGGAGCGCCAGCTGCGCAAACTGCAGCACGTCTCCAACCTGTATCGGATCCCCGAGCAGGAGCAACTGGCGGGCTGGATTCGAGACAACAGCTGCGCAGAGAGCGTCTTTTTCTGCAATTCCGGCGCCGAAGCCAACGAAGCGGCCATCAAGCTCGCCCGCAAGCACGGCCATCAGGTGCGGGGCATCGACACCAGCCACGAGCGGGGCCCGCTGATCCTCACGGCCCACGCCAGCTTCCACGGCCGCACCCTGGCGGCGGTCACCGCGACCGGTCAACCGAAGTACCACCAGGGCTTTGAGCCCATGGTCCAGGGCTTCCGCTACTTCCCCTACAACGACATCTCCGCCTTTGAGGCGCTGCTGCATCGCTGCGAAGCCGCAGGCCCCCGCGTCGCTGCGGTCCTGCTGGAGCCCCTTCAGGGTGAAGGGGGCGTGAACCCCGGAGATGTGGCCTTCTTCCAGCGGGTTCGTGATCTCTGCGATCAGTACAAAATCCTGCTGATCTTTGATGAGGTCCAGGTGGGTGTGGGGCGTACGGGCCGCCTCTGGGGCTACCAAAAACTGGGGGTTGAACCGGATGCCTTCACCCTGGCCAAGGGCCTCGGTGGTGGCTTCCCCATCGGCGCCCTCTGCGTCAAAGCCTCAGCAGATCAGCTCAAACCAGGCGAGCACGCCAGCACCTTCGGCGGTAACCCCATGGCCTGCCGCGCCGGCCTGACGGTGGCCTCCGAACTGCAGCGCCGAAACCTGCCGGCCCATGCCGAGCAGATGGGTGCGTTGCTGCAGAACCTCCTGTTGGAGCTGGTCGAACGCCATCCCCAACTGGTCAAGGGCGTGCGCGGCTGGGGACTGCTGCAGGGCCTGGTCCTGCAGGCAGGCGGTCCCAAGGCGATTGACGTCGTCAAGGCCGCGATGGACCAGGGTCTGCTGCTGGTTCCAGCCGGCACCGATGTGGTGCGTTTTGTTCCCCCCCTGACGATCCAACCGCGGCACCTGCGCTTGGCGGTCAAGCGACTCGAGAAAGCCCTGCTGGCGTGTCCCTCCCCGACCCCTTCAGCGAGCTGA
- a CDS encoding folylpolyglutamate synthase/dihydrofolate synthase family protein, with amino-acid sequence MSLPDPFSELIAPFSRRGVDLGLNRIQAALAELGHPEGRFKAVQVAGTNGKGSIATMIERIVSAAGTRCGLYTSPHLLSWCERIRLPEGPIGEEALKTLLQRLQPLALRHDLTPFELITVAAFVAFAEAEVELAILEVGLGGRLDATTVHPQRDVLAFASIGLDHVEHLGPTLEAIAQEKAAVMAPSAIAVSGPQAPEVQAVLQAQAEARACELRWREPVASAANGGPRLGLSGALQRSNAAVAIAAAEALREKGFEVTDEAIRRGLLQARWPGRLEQRQFRGQPLLIDGAHNPPAAAALRRELQPGQRRWLIGMQRHKDAPDLLRHLLEPGDLVRVVTLPEHSSWSAAELRQDVPGIEEGSSDLSENLEWLVQSERLPVACGSLYLVAALLPLLDPTD; translated from the coding sequence GTGTCCCTCCCCGACCCCTTCAGCGAGCTGATTGCTCCCTTCAGCCGCCGGGGTGTGGACCTCGGGCTGAACCGCATTCAGGCGGCTCTCGCTGAACTCGGCCATCCCGAAGGGCGCTTCAAAGCCGTTCAGGTGGCCGGGACCAATGGCAAGGGGTCCATCGCCACGATGATCGAGCGGATCGTCAGCGCCGCTGGGACGCGCTGCGGGCTCTACACCTCCCCCCACCTGCTGAGTTGGTGTGAGCGCATCCGCCTGCCCGAGGGCCCCATCGGCGAAGAGGCTCTCAAAACGCTGCTGCAACGGCTGCAACCGCTGGCGCTGCGCCATGACCTCACCCCCTTTGAACTGATCACCGTGGCGGCCTTTGTCGCCTTTGCTGAAGCGGAGGTGGAGCTGGCCATCCTCGAGGTGGGGCTCGGGGGGCGACTCGATGCGACCACAGTCCACCCCCAGCGGGACGTTCTGGCCTTCGCATCCATCGGCCTGGATCACGTCGAACACCTCGGCCCCACCCTCGAGGCGATCGCCCAGGAGAAGGCGGCGGTCATGGCGCCTTCGGCCATCGCCGTCAGCGGCCCCCAGGCCCCAGAGGTCCAGGCCGTGCTGCAGGCGCAGGCCGAGGCACGCGCCTGCGAACTGCGCTGGAGAGAACCTGTCGCCAGCGCAGCCAATGGGGGACCGCGCTTGGGGCTCAGTGGCGCGCTGCAACGCAGCAATGCCGCCGTGGCGATCGCCGCCGCGGAGGCCCTCAGGGAGAAGGGGTTCGAGGTCACAGATGAGGCCATCCGCCGCGGCCTGCTGCAGGCCCGCTGGCCCGGCCGACTGGAGCAGCGCCAGTTCCGCGGCCAGCCACTGCTGATCGATGGCGCCCACAACCCGCCTGCCGCGGCCGCCCTACGCCGGGAACTCCAACCCGGTCAGCGGCGCTGGTTGATCGGGATGCAACGGCACAAGGACGCACCCGATCTGCTGCGCCATTTACTGGAGCCCGGTGATCTGGTCCGGGTCGTGACCCTGCCGGAGCACAGCAGCTGGAGTGCCGCTGAACTGCGTCAGGACGTCCCTGGCATCGAAGAGGGGTCCAGCGACCTGAGCGAGAACCTGGAGTGGCTGGTGCAATCAGAGCGCCTGCCGGTCGCCTGCGGCTCCCTGTATTTGGTGGCGGCCCTCCTGCCGCTGCTTGACCCGACAGACTGA